Part of the Rhizobiales bacterium NRL2 genome is shown below.
GGTGGGCGACCGATCCCCCACCCTGTCCCTCCCCCTTGGCCAAGGGGGAGGGGTGGATCTGCGCAAGCGGAACCGGGAGGGGGGATGGCGGATGACGCCGGCCGGGGACGCGTGTAATCAGGCCCGCGCCGGGACTTGATCCCGGCGTCCAGCGGGCGGTGAGGTCGTACTGGGTCCCGGGGTCGAGCCCCGGGACAGGTTGAAGTTCTGGAGCCACGATTTGCCCCCCGTCCTGCATCTGCGCGACATTCATCTGACCTTCGGCGGCAAGCCCACGCTGGACGGGGCGGAGCTGGCCGTCAGTCCGGGCGAGCGGATCGCGCTGGTCGGGCGCAATGGCTCGGGCAAGTCGACGCTGCTGAAGATCGCCGCCGGCGTGGTCGATCCCGACGATGGCGAGATCTTCCGCCAGCCGGGCGCCACCATCCGTTATCTGCCGCAGGAGCCCGATCTGACCGGCCACGCGCGGGTCAGCAGTTTCGTCATGGCCGGCCTCGCGCCGGGCGACGACGAGCATCGCGCCCGCTATCTGGTGGAGAATCTGGGTCTCACGGGTGACGAGGATCCGGCGACGCTGTCGGGCGGCGAGGCGCGCCGCGCGGCGCTGGCCCGGGCGCTGGCCCCGGCGCCGGATATCCTGCTGCTGGACGAGCCGACCAACCATCTCGACCTGCCGGCCATCGAATGGCTGGAGGCGGAGCTGGCCGGCTCGGCCTCGGCGATCGTGCTGATCAGCCATGACCGGCGCTTCCTGCAGAACCTGACGGCGGCGACGGTCTGGCTGGACCGCGGCGCGACGCGGCGGCTGGAGCGCGGCTTCGCCCATTTCGAGGAATGGCGCGACGCCGAGATCGCCGCCGAGGAGGAGCGGCTGCACAAGCTGGACCGCAAGATCGCCTCGGAGACCGAGTGGCTGCACAAGGGGGTGACCGCCCGGCGCAAGCGGAACATGGGCCGGCTCCGCGCGCTGCACGACCTCCGCTCGGAGCGCCGCAACTATGACAAGGCCCAGGGCCGGGTGGAGATGACCGCGTCCGAGGCGGCGAAGTCCGGCAAGCGCGTGATCGAGGCCGAACATGTCTCGAAGAGCTTCGGGGACAGGACCGTGGTCCGGGATTTCAGCCTCCGCATCCTGCGCGGCGACCGCATCGGCATCGTCGGGCCCAACGGCGCCGGCAAGACCACGCTGCTCAAGCTGCTTCTGGGCGACCTGGAGCCCGACGAGGGCCGCATCGCGCGCGGCACCAACCTGGAGATCGCGACCCTGGACCAGCGGCGCGAGAGCCTGGACCCGAAGATGTCGCTGGGCGACGCGCTGACCGGCGGCGGCGGCGACATGGTCGCCGTGGGCGGCGAGCAGCGCCATGTCATTGGCTACATGAAGGACTTCCTGTTCGACCCGAAGCAGCGGCCGACGGCGATCTCGGCGCTGTCGGGCGGGGAGCGCGGGCGGCTGATGCTGGCCCGGGCGCTGGCCCGGCCGTCCAACCTGCTGGTGCTCGACGAGCCGACCAACGACCTCGACATCGAAACCCTGGACCTGCTGCAGGAACTGCTGGCCGACTATGGCGGCACCATCCTGCTGGTCAGCCACGACCGCGATTTCCTCGACCGCTGCGTCACCGCCACCGTCGCCTTCGAGGGCGACGGCCGCTGGACGGTCTATGCCGGCGGCTACAGCGACATGATGCGGCAGCGCGCCGGCGCGGCGAAGGAAGCGGCGGCGGCGCAGAAGACGGACGGGGCGGGGAAGACGAAGCCCGCACAGAAGCCGCGCAAACCGGCGGCCCGGAAGCTCTCCTACAAGCAGAAATACGCCCTCGAGACCCTGCCGGACCGCATCGCGGAGCTGGAAGGGGAGATGCAGCGGCTGGAGGCGGAGCTCGCCGACCGGAGACTGTTCACGCAGGATCCGGAACGCTTCCAGGCGGCGACGAAACGCCTGGAGGCCGCCGCGGCGGAGCACGCCGCCGCCGAGAGCGAATGGCTGGAACTGGAGATGCTGCGCGAGGAGATCGAGGGCGGCTGAGGCGATCAGCCCTGCCCGGCCTCCGGCGGCGGTGTCTCGTCCGACTGCAACAGACGGTCGGCGAAGGCGTTGGCGCGCGACAGCAGGCCGATCAGGGTCGCGTACTCCGCGTCGGAATAGATTTCGCGGAAGGCGCTGCCGACGGCCATGGCCCTGGGCAGCACCTGCCGCGCCAGCTTCTCCCCCGCGGCGCTCAGCACGATGATGATCTGGCGGCGGTCCCGCTCGTTCGGCCGGAAGGCGACCAGGCCGCGCTGTTCCAGCTGCCGCACGGTGCGGCTGACATGGGCGGGATCGAGCAGCGCCAGTTCGGATACGCGCCGCGCGATGCTGGGGCCGTAGATGAACAGCGCCAGCATGATGCGCCATTCGCGCAGGGTCAGACCGTCCTGCGCCAGGGCGCGGCGGGCGACGGTCAGCGACAGTTTGTTGCTCAACGTGACGATCTGATGGTTCAACGCGTCGTCGGCGCCGTGTTCGGCCGCGCCCGCCGGGGGGCGCATCCTGTCATCTGCCATCGCCGATCTCCGGTGCCGGGCGGTTGCTTGCCGGAGCAAGCGCGAAGCAGCATTACCGGCGCGGCGGCCGTTGTCTAGGTATCTTATGCGCTTTCGTGGTACTCGCGTGCGATCCCGGCCACCACCTCGGCGACCTCGGCGATCCCGTCCACCAGTTCGACCGAATGGCCGGCCGACCAGATGTCCTTCCAGCGCCGCGGCGCGTCCGGGTTGATGTCCTTGGATATCTCGATGGCGCCGCGTTCGGGCAGGTTGTCCGGGTCCAGGCCGGCGGCCAGCAGGCTGGGCTTGAGGATGCTGGTGTCGAGACCGGTGATGGCGTTGGTCAGCTTGATGTCGTCCAGGCCCGACTCCACCAGCATCTGCTTGTAGCGGTCGGCGGCCATGCTTTCGGCGGTGGCGATGAAGCGCGTGCCCATGTAGGCGAGGTCGCAGCCCAGCACCTCGGCCGCGCGCAGGCCCCGCCCGTCGCCGACGCCGCCGGCCAGCACCACCGGCCCGTCGAAGATGCGCCGCACGCCGCGCACGAAGGCGAAGGGGTTGGCCCAGCCGGTCTGGCCGCCCGCGCCGCCCGTCAGCAGGATCAGCCCGTCCGCGCCGGCGGCGATCGCCTTCTGGGCGTGGCGCATCGAGGCGATGTCGGCCAGCACCAGCCCGCCCCAGCCATGCACCGCGTCGACGATCTTCTCCGGGCTGCCGACGCTGGCGATGACCAGCGGAGGGCGATGCCTCGCCAGTACCTCCAGATCCTGCGGCAGGCGGGTATTGGTGCGGTGGACGATCAGGTTGGGCGCGATCGGCGCGCTGTCCGCTCCCGTCTCCCGGCCCATGCGTTCCAGCCACTTGTCCAGTTCGTCCACGGTGCGGCAGTTGGCCGTGGGAAACGATCCGATGACCCCGGCGCGGCAGGCGGCGATCACCAGTTCGGGCCCGGAGACCAGGAACATGGGCGCGGCGATCAGCGGCAGTTTCAGCCGCTCGGCGATCTCGGGAGGCAACGACATGAAAATCCTTTCCGGGCTGGCGGTCGCGACATCTTTCCCGAGCCGCCGGCCGCCGACAAGCTTGCGGTCGGCGGCGCTTCGGGTTTCATTGCGGCATGTTTGGCAGGTTGGGAATGTGGCTCGCAAGTCTCGCGCTGCTGGCGGCGGGGGCGTCGGCGGCACTGGCGGAGCCGCTGCCGCGCGTGCTTTCGGATGCCGACGCCGGACGCTATGCGCGCATCTTCGAGGCCCAGCGCCAAGGCGACTGGCGCACCGCGGACCGGCTGATCGGCGGGCTGCAGGACCGTCTGCTGCTGGGCCATGTGCAGTTCCAGCGCTACATGCACCCGACCGCCTACCGCTCCGCCTATGCCGAGCTGCACCGCTGGATGAAGGCCCATGGCGACCATCCTCTGGCCGAGCGGCTGCACGCCCTGGCGCAGAAGCGGCGCATCGCCGGCTGGAAGCCGCTGCCCGGGCCGCGGGTCGCGCGGCTGGAGCTGCCGCCGGGGGTGGAGCTGCCGGCCGTGCGCCCGGCCGCCCGCGCGGAGGCCGCGGAGAGCGGCCGCACCGGTCATGACAGGGCGGTGCTGGCCCAGGTCCGGCGCAATGTGCTGCGCGACCGCATGACGGTCACCGAGAACATGCTGGACGGGCCGAGGGGGCAGGCGATGTCGCCGGCGGCGATGGCGGAGGCGCGGGCCACGCTGGCCCGGGGCCACCTGTCCAAGGCCCGTTTCGAGCGTGCGCTGAAACAGGGCGACCTGGCCCGTCAGGGCCCCGGCGGCGGCATGCGCGCCGGGTCGTTCTATGCAGGTCTGGCGCTCTGGGCCATGGGCCGGCATGCCGAATCCCACTACCGCTTCGCCGCCGCCGCCGACACGACGCCGGATCATATCGGCCACATGGGCGGGGCCGCCGACTTCTGGGCGGCGCGGGCGGCGCTGGCGGCCGGCCGCTACGCCGCCGTGGTGCCCTATCTGCGCCGGGCGGCCAGCTACAGCCGGGACATGTACGGGCTGCTGGCCGCGCGCCAGCTTGCCGACCGCGGCGACTTCGAATGGTCGCCGCCCGGTCTCAAGGCCGCGGCGGTCGAGACGCTGATGGCCGCGAACCCGGCGATCCGGCGGGCCATCGCCCTGACCGAAGCCGGCCAGATCGCCCGCGCCGACCTGGAGCTGCGCCGCCTGTCGCGCCGCGCGGACGCCCGCGGTTCGGCGCTGCTGATGGCGTTGTCGGCGGCGCTCGACGCCCCGGCCACGGCCTACCGCATCGCCCGCATCCGCCTGAACAGCTTCGGCGAGCGCCACGATCCGGCGCTGTTCCCGCTGCCGGACTGGCGCATCGACGAGGGGCAGCCCGTCGGCCGCGCCCTGCTGATGGCGGTGGCGCGCCGCGAATCCGGTTTCGACACCCGCGCGCGCAGCGGCCGCGGCGCCAGCGGCCTGATGCAGCTGATGCCGCGCACCGCCGACTACATCGCGCGCAAGTCCGGGCGTCCGCCGCCGGGGCGGGCGGCCCTGTTCGACGCCGAGGTGAGCCTGGAGCTGGGCCAGTCCTATCTGGCCTATCTGATGACCGCGGTGGAGCCCGACGGCAGCCTGCTGCACGTGCTGGCGGCCTACAATGCAGGGCCGGGCAATGTGCGCGAATGGCAGCGCCGCTTCGGCGACCGCGACGATCCGCTGCTGTTCCTGGAACTCATGGGGTCGCTGCAGACGCGCCTGTTCGTGCGCGACGTGCTGGCTGCCTACTGGATCTACCGCGACCGGCTGGGGTGGGAGACGCCGACGCTGGGCGAACTGGCCCAAGGGCGCTGGCCCTTCTACAGTCCGCCGCCGCGCGCCGCGGCGCCGGTCCTCATCGGAAGAGGAGGCATCGGTGCCGATTGACGAGAGCCGGGACTTCGTGCCCGTGAACATCGCCGTGCTGACCGTCTCGGATACCCGCACGCCGGAAACCGACAGGTCCGGCGAAGTGCTGGTGGAGCGGCTGGAGGCGGCAGGCCACCGGCTGGCGGCGCGGTTGATCGTTGTCGACGAGCGGGCCGCGATCGCCGAACGGCTGCGGGCCTGGGCCGATGACGAGGGCGTCGACGTGGTCATCGCCACCGGCGGCACCGGGGTGACGGGCCGCGACGTGACGCCGGAGGCCCTGTCCGACGTCTGCGAAAAGGAGATCGCCGGCTTCGGCGAGCTGTTCCGCATGCTCTCCTACGAGAAGATCGGCACCTCCACGATCCAGTCGCGCTGCGCCGCCGGCGTCGCCCGCGGCACCTACATCTTCGCCCTGCCGGGGTCGCCGGGGGCCTGCCGCGACGGCTGGGACATGATCCTGGCCACCCAGCTCGACATCCGCTTCCGTCCCTGCAACTTCGTTGAATTGCTGCCACGGCTCAGGGAAAGCTGAACCTTTCCGGACACAAAGGGCTTGTGCGGGGACGCGGCTCCGCGCAATTCTGCGCGGCCGGGGGGCGCATGAGTGGGTAACTTGACGATGAAACGACGTCTGACGGCGGTTGCGGCCGCGGCGCTGGCGCTGCTTCCGGCGGCGGCCCTGGCCGAGCTTGACGGGCCGTACCTGGCCGGCGGTGTCCTGGGCCAGCATGTCGGCGACCGCGAACTTTCCGGCGGCGTGGCGGGCGACCTGGAAATGGCCATCGGCGCGGGCGGACTCGCGGCCTTCGGCTACCAGTTCCGCACCGGGATACGTCTGGAGACGGAGCTGAGCTACCGCCACAACCGGGCCGACAGCTTCAACGGCGCCAACGTCAACGGCTCCTTCGGCGTCCTCGGTGGCCTCGTCAATCTGGTCTGGGAGTACGACAACGATTCCGGCATCTATCCCTATGTCGGCGGCGGCATCGGCATCGCCCAGGTTCAGGCCAATGATTTCGATTTCGGCGGCGGCCGGACCCTGGACGACGGCGCCACCGAGTTGGCCATGCAGGGCCTGGCCGGCGTCGCCTTCGCGCTGGACCCGAATCTCTCCCTGATCGCCGAGTACCGCTATTTCCGCACCGGCGAGGCCGAATTCCGCGATTCGACCGGCGCCACCATCGACGCCAGCTATGCGGCCCACACCGCGGTACTGGGCCTGCGCTACCGCTTCGGCGAGCCGCCCAGGGCCGCCCGCGCCGCGACGAGCGTGCGCGACGCCGCAGCCGCGGCCATGCCCGCCGCCAAGGGACCGAAGGAAAGCACGGCGCCCCGGCGTCTCGCGCCCGCCCGCCCGGCGGCGGCGGTCCGGCCCAGGGCCGAACCCCTGCCCAACGCCCAGGCCCGGGCCGCAGCCAGCCTGCGCCGCTCCTATGTCGTCTTCTTCGCCCTGGACAGCGCCGAGCTGGGTCCCGAGGCGCGCGAGACGGTCGCCGAGGCCAGCGACCGCGCCCGCCAGGACGGTACGGCCGTGATCGAACTGGCCGGTCACGCCGACCGCTCCGGCGATGCCGCCTACAACCGCGCCCTGTCGGAGCGTCGCGCGCGCAACACCGCCGCCGAGATCCGCAGCCACGGCGTGCAGGCGGTGATGGACATCGAGGCGCATGGCGAGACCCAGCCTCTGGTGCCGACCGCCGACGGCGTCTACGAGCCGCGCAACCGCCGCGTCGAGATCGTCCTGCAGGGCCAGGGCGATGGCCTGAACGTCAGCCGCAACTGATCCGCGCCATTGCCGCTTGACCGCGCGGCCATGCAATGGTTCCATCCGGCGATGGAACAAAAAAAGAACAAATCCCATGACGGCCACGGCTTCGACATGTCGGCGGCGGCCGGACCGGCCCAGGCCAGGGGCCGGGGGGCGCGGTCCAACCGCTCGGGCCGCTTCGAGGCCGAGGAGCGCGTCTGGATCGACGATGGCTGGACCCCGCCCGAGGAGTGGCTGGAAGGCGGCGCGGCCGTCAGAACGACCGAGACGGAGGACGCCACCCGCACCATCATCGCCCGCAACAGCTCGCCCGACATCTCCTTCGACCGCTCCATCAACCCCTATCGCGGCTGCGAGCACGGCTGCATCTACTGCTTCGCCCGGCCGACCCACGCCTTTCTCGGGCTCTCGCCCGGCATCGATTTCGAGACGAAGCTGCTCTACAAGCCCGAGGCCGCGCGACTGCTGGAGAAGGAATTGCGCGCGCCGGGCTACCAGTGCCGCGTCATCGCCATGGGCACCAATACCGACCCCTATCAGCCGATCGAGCGCCGGCGTCAGGTCACCCGCCAGATCCTGGAGGTGCTGGCCCGCTTCGAGCATCCGGTCGGCATCGTCACCAAGTCGGCGCTGGTGACCCGCGATCTCGACATCCTGGCGCCCATGGCGGAGAAGGGTCTGGTCAAGGTGGCGCTGTCGGTGACCACGCTGGACAAGCGGCTGGCGCGCTCCATGGAGCCCCGGGCGTCCACGCCGGAGAACCGGCTGGCGGCGATCCGGGATCTCTCACGGGCCGGGGTGCGCACCGCCGTCATGGCCGCGCCGATGATCCCGTCGCTCAACGAACCGGAGATGGAAGCGATCCTGGAGCGGGCGGCCGAGGCCGGGGCCCGGGAGGCCGGATACATCCTGCTGCGCCTGCCGCTGGAGATCGCCGACCTGTTCCGCGAATGGCTGGAGAGCGAGACCCCGAACCGGGCCGGGCGCATCATGAAGCTGATCCGGGAAATGCGCGGCGGCCGGGACTACGACGCCGCCTGGGGGCGGCGCATGTCCGGCGCCGGACCCTATGCCGAAATGATGGCGCGCCGCTTCCGCATCGCCACCCGGCGGCTGGGCCTCAACGAGGCGAAGCTGCGGCTCGATACCTCGCGTTTCCGCAAGCCGCCGGCGCCGGGGGACCAGTTCTCGCTGCTCTGACGAGCGGCGCAGTCCCCATCGGGGATGACAACGAGGGGAGATGGCTGCGGCGCGCATGCCGCCGCCGCATCGTCAGGTGCGCGTCGTCAGTGCCAATTCCGCCCGAATTGCTCTAGATTGGGGCGATGCACGAACAGGAGCTGATCAATCTCGCGATCGTGGCCGTGGCCGCGCTCGCCTGCGGACTGGCGTTCAGCCGGATGCGCCAGCCCGTCGTGGTCGGCTACATCGCCGCCGGCATCGTTCTGGGGCCGTCGCTGCTGGGCGTGATCGCCGACCGCGACGAGGTCGAGTTCATCGCCGAGCTGGGCGTTCTGATGCTGCTGTTCCTGATCGGCATGGAGCTGTCGCTGCGCAGTTTCCGCCGCGTCTGGCGCCTCGCCGTCACCGTCGCTGGCCTGCAGGTGCTGCTGGGCGTGGGCGCGGCCTGGCTGATCGGCGCGGCGTCGGGCTGGACCCCTCAGGTCGCCCTGATCGTCGGCTTCGGCCTCAGCCTGTCGTCGACCGCCGTCGCCATCAAGATCCTGGAGGACATCGGCGAACTCCGCTCCGACGTCGGCCGCCTGGCCGTCGGCGTGCTGGTGGCGCAGGACCTGGCCGTGGTGCCGATGCTGATCATCGTCTCCGAGATGGGGCGGGAGGGCGCCGGACCGGCCGACGCCGCCCTGCCGGTGATCGTCGCCGTGGCCATCCTCGTCGGCGTCGTCTTCCTGCTCAGCCGGCGCAAGCGCGAGCACCTGCCCTTCGCCCACTGGATCACCGACAACGCCGATCTCGCCGCCATGGGCGGCCTCGCGATCTGTTTCGCCGGCGCGGCGGTCAGCGGCGTGCTCGGCCTGTCGCCGGCCTATGGCGCCTTCGTCGGCGGGCTGGTGGTCGGCAACACCATCGAACGCGGCAAGATGATCACCGCGGTGCAGCCGATCCAGTCGGTGCTGCTGATGGTGTTCTTCCTCTCGATCGGCTTGCTGCTCGACCTCGGGTTCATCTATGAGAACCTCGCCGTCGTGCTGGGGCTGCTGCTGCTGGTGACCCTGACCAAGACGGCGGCGAACATCGGCATCTTCCGCATGCTGGGCGAGCCCTGGCCCCGGGCCTGGCTGGCCGGCACGGTGATCGGCCAGGTCGGCGAGTTCTCCTTCATCCTGGTGGCTGCCGGCGCGGCGGCGGGGGTGGTCGACGGCTACAGTCGGGACCTGATGACCTCGGTGATCGTCCTCAGCCTGATCTCCAGCCCTTTCGTGCTGTTCTCCGCCCGGCGGATGGCGCGGGTGAAGTGGCGGCGCGTCAGGACCTTCGAGGATTTCCTAGGCGCGGTCTATTTCCGCGGCCGGGGGCGGCGGGCGCCGGCGGCGGCCGCGCCGCGGCCGGGGCGGGTGTCGATGACGCTGGGCGACTACAGCCGGGGCGAGGTGGACCGGCTGATGCGTCGGGTCCGGCCGAAGCGCGGGGGCGCGGACGGGGACGGGCAAGACGGTTCCGGCGGCGGAGCGGCAGGGGGAGCATGAGAGAAGATGGCGGCGATACCCGACCGAATGCTGGAAACTGAACGCAGCCGTCTCTGGCAGGGCCCGGTGGCCGGCGTCGACGAGGCGGGCCGCGGCCCCATCGCCGGCCCGGTGGTGGCCGCCGCCGTCATCCTGCCCGAGGACTTCATGCTGGAGGGCGTCAACGATTCCAAGCTGATCGCCCCGGCGGCGCGGGAGGCGCTGGCGCTCGCCATCCGCGCGGTCGCGGTGGTCGCCGTGGGCCAGGCCTCGGTGGAGGAGATCGACACGCTCAACATCCTGCACGCCGCCATGCTGGCCATGCAGCGCGCGATCGAGGCCCTGCCCATGCGGCCCGCCGGGGTGCTGGTCGACGGCAACCGCCTGCCCGAGCGGCTGCCCTGTCCCGGCCTGCCGGTGATCGGCGGCGACGGCACGGAACTCGCCATCGCCGCGGCCTCCATCATCGCCAAGACCGAACGCGACCGGATCATGCGGGATCTGGGCGCGCTCTATCCCGGCTACGGCCTGGAAACCCACGCCGGCTACGCCACCGAACGGCACCGCCAGGCGGTGCAGCAACTGGGTCCCACGCCCGCCCATCGCCGGTCATTCCGCCCCGTTCGTGACATGTTCACTTGAACAACGGGCGATAAGTCCATGACTTCCCATATCAAAATGTTGACGGTAGGCTAAGGTCGCGTCAGTTTGGCGCGGAGGGATCGATTCGTGGGGGTCGCGGATCGGCCAGAAGCGGTGAAATCGGGTCGGGCGCGGCGATGCAGGAACTTCCGGTCAACCGGATCATCCAGGGCGACTGCGTCTCCATCATGGAGGGGCTGCCGGCGGGTTCCGTCGACATGATCTTCGCCGATCCGCCCTACAATCTGCAGCTTCGCGGGGAACTGAAGCGCCCCAACGAGTCCGTGGTCGACGCCGTCGACGACGACTGGGACCGCTTCGAGAGCATGGAGGCCTATGACGCCTTCACCCGGGCATGGCTGACGGCGGCGCAGCGCCTGCTCAAGGACAGCGGCACGCTGTGGGTCATCGGCAGCTATCACAACATCTACCGCATCGGCGCCGTGCTGCAGGATCTCGGCTTCTGGATCCTCAACGACGTGGTCTGGCGCAAGGCCAACCCGATGCCCAATTTCCGCGGCCGGCGGCTGACCAACGCGCACGAAACGCTGATCTGGTGCGCCAAGGCTGAAGACGCGAAGAACTACACCTTCAACTACGAGGCGCTGAAGGCGCTGAACGACGATCTGCAGATGCGCTCCGACTGGTTGCTGCCGATCTGCTCGGGCGGCGAACGGCTGAAGGTCAACGGCCGCAAGGCGCATTCGACGCAGAAACCTGAATCGCTGCTCTACCGGGTGATGCTGACCGCGACCCGGGACGGCGACATCGTGCTCGATCCCTTCTTCGGCACCGGCACCACGGGCGCGGTGGCCAAGCGCCTCGGCCGGCGCTTCATCGGCGTCGAGCGCGAGGACAAGTTCTGCCGTCTGGCCCAGGCGCGGATCGGGCGCGTGCGCACCCTGCCGCCGGAGGACCGGGTGATCACCCCGCCCAAGCGCCAGCAGACGCGCGTGCCCTTCGGCATGATCGTCGAGCGCGGCCTGATCGAGCCCGGCACGAACCTGCACGACTACCAGCGCCGCCACACCGCGCGGGTGCGCGCCGACGGCAGCCTGGTCTGCGCCGACGCCACCGGCTCGATCCACAAGATCGGCGCCCATGTGCAGGGCGCGCCGAGCTGCAATGGCTGGACCTACTGGCATGTCGACGTCGAAGGCCGCCTGGCGCCCATCGACATCTTCCGCGAGCAGGTCCGCAGCGAACTGGGCGGTCTCTAGGCGGTCCCGCCTGGCGCGCGAGGGTTGGCATGGCCGGCTCGCGCGCCTTCCGAATCCGAGAAACGGCAGAATTGCCTGTGCACCCATCCGCGCCACGACACCGCTCCTCCCCGGAACGGGGGCCGGGGGAGGCTCGTCAAGCCCGAGGACTTCGACAGATCAATCCTCGGTTGGATTGAATCGCCAGCAGAGCTTCGGTGTCATGCCCGCCCCCGAGCGGGCATCCGGCCAGGATCATCGACTTGCGGCGAAGCCGCTCCGGACCCCCGCACAGAGGCGGGGGTGACACGCCGAGTGAGCGGCGGTCCAATCAGACAGCGGAAGGGTCTATCCCAGCAGCCGGCCGATCTGGCGGTTGGCGAGGACGAGGCGGCCGATGTCGACGGCGCCGGCGGCCCGGACCTCGTGCATGGTCTGGTCGATGCGGCCGAGATCGCGGCCGTACTGCGCCTCGAAGGTCTCCATCGCACCCTTCACCGTTTCGGCGTCGCCGGCGAAGGCGTTGACCGCGAGCTGGCGCTGCTGGGCGTAGGTGTCCTCGACCAGCATGTTCACGGCCTGGCGGTCCCAGGCGCTCTCCAGCATCAGATTGGCCGCCTGGGCGCGCAGCCAGTCCAGCCCCAGCCGCGCGCCGATGGCGAAATAGGTCTCGGCCACCAGCCCGATATCGCGGGCCGCGGTCTCGGCGGCGTCGACGACGTCCAGCGTCGTCGCCAGCGGCTGCAGGGCGGCGACGTCGGCGGCCAGCTTCTCGTCCACGCCCGCGGCTGCGAGATCGGTGGCGCGCTGGCGGAAGGCGGCCAGCTCCATCTCGCCCAGCTGTTCGTCCAGCCGTCCGCGCAGGTCCTGGATGGCGGGGCGGAAGCGTTCGGCGATGCGGACCCGGCCGATGGGCTGGGCGGCGTTGCGCAGGAACCACAGGCCGGCGCGCACCATCGCGTCCTGCACCATCAGCAGCATGCGCGTCTGCACCTCCGCCGGCACCTTGTTGTCGAGGGCGTCAATGGCCTCCCAGATCGGGTCGAGCCGGAAGACCTGGCGCGTTGCCATCGCGACCCGGCCGACATCCGCCGCGTCCACGCCCAGGTCGTCCTGCGCCAGCCGCGGAAAGGCCGGCCCGGCGCGGTTGACCATGAAATTGGC
Proteins encoded:
- a CDS encoding 2-nitropropane dioxygenase, yielding MSLPPEIAERLKLPLIAAPMFLVSGPELVIAACRAGVIGSFPTANCRTVDELDKWLERMGRETGADSAPIAPNLIVHRTNTRLPQDLEVLARHRPPLVIASVGSPEKIVDAVHGWGGLVLADIASMRHAQKAIAAGADGLILLTGGAGGQTGWANPFAFVRGVRRIFDGPVVLAGGVGDGRGLRAAEVLGCDLAYMGTRFIATAESMAADRYKQMLVESGLDDIKLTNAITGLDTSILKPSLLAAGLDPDNLPERGAIEISKDINPDAPRRWKDIWSAGHSVELVDGIAEVAEVVAGIAREYHESA
- a CDS encoding elongation factor 3, whose translation is MPPVLHLRDIHLTFGGKPTLDGAELAVSPGERIALVGRNGSGKSTLLKIAAGVVDPDDGEIFRQPGATIRYLPQEPDLTGHARVSSFVMAGLAPGDDEHRARYLVENLGLTGDEDPATLSGGEARRAALARALAPAPDILLLDEPTNHLDLPAIEWLEAELAGSASAIVLISHDRRFLQNLTAATVWLDRGATRRLERGFAHFEEWRDAEIAAEEERLHKLDRKIASETEWLHKGVTARRKRNMGRLRALHDLRSERRNYDKAQGRVEMTASEAAKSGKRVIEAEHVSKSFGDRTVVRDFSLRILRGDRIGIVGPNGAGKTTLLKLLLGDLEPDEGRIARGTNLEIATLDQRRESLDPKMSLGDALTGGGGDMVAVGGEQRHVIGYMKDFLFDPKQRPTAISALSGGERGRLMLARALARPSNLLVLDEPTNDLDIETLDLLQELLADYGGTILLVSHDRDFLDRCVTATVAFEGDGRWTVYAGGYSDMMRQRAGAAKEAAAAQKTDGAGKTKPAQKPRKPAARKLSYKQKYALETLPDRIAELEGEMQRLEAELADRRLFTQDPERFQAATKRLEAAAAEHAAAESEWLELEMLREEIEGG
- a CDS encoding molybdenum cofactor biosynthesis protein B, yielding MPIDESRDFVPVNIAVLTVSDTRTPETDRSGEVLVERLEAAGHRLAARLIVVDERAAIAERLRAWADDEGVDVVIATGGTGVTGRDVTPEALSDVCEKEIAGFGELFRMLSYEKIGTSTIQSRCAAGVARGTYIFALPGSPGACRDGWDMILATQLDIRFRPCNFVELLPRLRES
- a CDS encoding ribonuclease HII: MLETERSRLWQGPVAGVDEAGRGPIAGPVVAAAVILPEDFMLEGVNDSKLIAPAAREALALAIRAVAVVAVGQASVEEIDTLNILHAAMLAMQRAIEALPMRPAGVLVDGNRLPERLPCPGLPVIGGDGTELAIAAASIIAKTERDRIMRDLGALYPGYGLETHAGYATERHRQAVQQLGPTPAHRRSFRPVRDMFT
- a CDS encoding modification methylase gives rise to the protein MQELPVNRIIQGDCVSIMEGLPAGSVDMIFADPPYNLQLRGELKRPNESVVDAVDDDWDRFESMEAYDAFTRAWLTAAQRLLKDSGTLWVIGSYHNIYRIGAVLQDLGFWILNDVVWRKANPMPNFRGRRLTNAHETLIWCAKAEDAKNYTFNYEALKALNDDLQMRSDWLLPICSGGERLKVNGRKAHSTQKPESLLYRVMLTATRDGDIVLDPFFGTGTTGAVAKRLGRRFIGVEREDKFCRLAQARIGRVRTLPPEDRVITPPKRQQTRVPFGMIVERGLIEPGTNLHDYQRRHTARVRADGSLVCADATGSIHKIGAHVQGAPSCNGWTYWHVDVEGRLAPIDIFREQVRSELGGL
- a CDS encoding radical SAM protein, encoding MEQKKNKSHDGHGFDMSAAAGPAQARGRGARSNRSGRFEAEERVWIDDGWTPPEEWLEGGAAVRTTETEDATRTIIARNSSPDISFDRSINPYRGCEHGCIYCFARPTHAFLGLSPGIDFETKLLYKPEAARLLEKELRAPGYQCRVIAMGTNTDPYQPIERRRQVTRQILEVLARFEHPVGIVTKSALVTRDLDILAPMAEKGLVKVALSVTTLDKRLARSMEPRASTPENRLAAIRDLSRAGVRTAVMAAPMIPSLNEPEMEAILERAAEAGAREAGYILLRLPLEIADLFREWLESETPNRAGRIMKLIREMRGGRDYDAAWGRRMSGAGPYAEMMARRFRIATRRLGLNEAKLRLDTSRFRKPPAPGDQFSLL